In one Brienomyrus brachyistius isolate T26 chromosome 12, BBRACH_0.4, whole genome shotgun sequence genomic region, the following are encoded:
- the glrbb gene encoding glycine receptor, beta b isoform X2, translated as MSVIRFVFLVLLFSLLMLEGSAKEKSAKKGKKKGKQVYCPSQLSSEDLARVPANSTSNILNRLLVSYDPRIRPNFKGIPVEDKVNIFINSFGSIQETTMDYRVNIFLRQRWNDPRLRLPTEFKSDALTVDPKMFKCLWKPDLFFANEKSANFHDVTQENILLFIFRNGDVLISMRLSVTLSCPLDLTLFPMDTQRCKMQLESFGYTTDDLKFSWQSGDPVQMDEIALPQFDLKQEDIEYGNCTKYYKGTGYYTCVEVIFTLRRQVGFYMMGVYAPTLLIVVLSWLSFWINPDASAARVPLGILSVLSLSSECTSLASELPKVSYVKAIDIWLIACLLFGFASLVEYAVVQVMLNNPKMIEAEKAKLASKEKAAGKGSSINGAGGTPLHISTLQVAETRCKKVCTSKSDLRSNDFSIVGSLPRDFELSNFDCYGKPIEVGGAIGKSQAKNNKKPAPPKPVIPSAAKRIDLYARALFPFSFLFFNVIYWSIYL; from the exons ATGAGCGTGATCAGATTCGTCTTCCTGGtgctgctcttctccctgctgaTGCTGGAGGGATCAGCAAAAGAAAAATCTGCAAAGAAGGGCAAAAAGAAAGGAAAGCAGGTCTACTGCCCCTC GCAGTTGTCATCTGAGGATCTTGCTCGAGTTCCTGCCAACTCCACGAGCAACATACTGAACAGGCTGCTGGTGAGCTACGACCCCAGAATCCGGCCAAACTTCAAAG GCATTCCAGTGGAGGACAAAGTGAACATCTTCATAAACAGCTTTGGCTCCATCCAGGAAACCACCATG GATTACAGAGTGAACATCTTCCTGAGGCAGCGGTGGAACGATCCCAGACTGCGGCTCCCCACGGAATTCAAGTCTGACGCCCTCACTGTGGACCCCAAGATGTTCAAATGCCTTTGGAAACCAGACTTGTTCTTCGCCAACGAGAAGAGCGCCAACTTCCATGATGTCACACAGGAGAACATCCTGCTGTTCATTTTCCGCAACGGTGATGTGTTGATTAGCATGAG GTTATCGGTCACTTTATCCTGCCCTCTGGATCTGACTTTATTCCCCATGGACACCCAGCGATGCAAGATGCAGCTAGAGAGTT TTGGTTACACGACAGATGACCTAAAGTTCAGTTGGCAGTCTGGAGACCCAGTGCAAATGGATGAAATTGCACTGCCTCAGTTTGACCTTAAACAAGAGGATATCGAATATGGAAATTGTACCAAATACTACAAGGGGACCG GGTATTACACCTGCGTGGAGGTGATCTTCACTCTGAGGCGCCAGGTTGGCTTCTACATGATGGGCGTCTATGCGCCCACGCTGCTGATCGTGGTGCTGTCCTGGCTGTCCTTCTGGATCAACCCGGACGCCAGCGCCGCCCGAGTCCCTCTGG GCATCCTGTCGGTGCTGTCGCTCTCCTCCGAGTGCACCTCCCTGGCCTCAGAGCTCCCCAAAGTGTCGTATGTCAAGGCCATCGACATCTGGCTCATCGCCTGCCTGCTGTTCGGCTTCGCCTCGCTGGTGGAGTACGCTGTAGTGCAGGTGATGCTCAACAACCCCAAGATGATCGAGGCGGAGAAGGCAAAGCTGGCCAGCAAGGAGAAGGCAGCGGGCAAGGGCAGCAGCATCAACGGCGCCGGGGGTACGCCCCTCCACATCAGCACGCTCCAG GTGGCGGAGACGAGGTGCAAAAAGGTGTGCACGTCCAAGTCGGACCTGCGCTCCAATGACTTCAGCATCGTGGGCTCACTGCCTAGGGATTTCGAGCTGTCGAACTTTGACTGCTACGGCAAGCCCATCGAGGTGGGAGGAGCTATCGGCAAGTCGCAAGCGAAGAACAACAAGAAGCCGGCGCCGCCGAAACCCGTCATTCCCTCCGCGGCCAAACGCATCGACCTCTACGCCCGCGCGCTCTTCCCATTCTCCTTCCTCTTCTTCAATGTTATATATTGGTCTATATATTTGTga
- the glrbb gene encoding glycine receptor, beta b isoform X1, with protein MLRRISASRQVNGAPPSLTWRCRAKGRGTHVAALRSQQRAEIAWKCFPGSVSLPSEIHCKGRTGRGIFAFKESANHMAPQFVHLKMSVIRFVFLVLLFSLLMLEGSAKEKSAKKGKKKGKQVYCPSQLSSEDLARVPANSTSNILNRLLVSYDPRIRPNFKGIPVEDKVNIFINSFGSIQETTMDYRVNIFLRQRWNDPRLRLPTEFKSDALTVDPKMFKCLWKPDLFFANEKSANFHDVTQENILLFIFRNGDVLISMRLSVTLSCPLDLTLFPMDTQRCKMQLESFGYTTDDLKFSWQSGDPVQMDEIALPQFDLKQEDIEYGNCTKYYKGTGYYTCVEVIFTLRRQVGFYMMGVYAPTLLIVVLSWLSFWINPDASAARVPLGILSVLSLSSECTSLASELPKVSYVKAIDIWLIACLLFGFASLVEYAVVQVMLNNPKMIEAEKAKLASKEKAAGKGSSINGAGGTPLHISTLQVAETRCKKVCTSKSDLRSNDFSIVGSLPRDFELSNFDCYGKPIEVGGAIGKSQAKNNKKPAPPKPVIPSAAKRIDLYARALFPFSFLFFNVIYWSIYL; from the exons ATGTTGCGCCGCATATCCGCCTCGCGACAGGTGAACGGCGCGCCTCCATCTTTGACATGGCGATGTAGGGCGAAGGGACGCGGGACGCATGTAGCGGCTCTGCGATCGCAACAGCGTGCAGAAATAGCGTGGAAATGCTTTCCGGGCTCCGTGTCGCTGCCTTCGGAGATCCACTGTaaaggcaggacag GGCGTGGGATATTTGCTTTTAAGGAAAGCGCCAATCATATG GCTCCTCAGTTTGTGCATTTGAAGATGAGCGTGATCAGATTCGTCTTCCTGGtgctgctcttctccctgctgaTGCTGGAGGGATCAGCAAAAGAAAAATCTGCAAAGAAGGGCAAAAAGAAAGGAAAGCAGGTCTACTGCCCCTC GCAGTTGTCATCTGAGGATCTTGCTCGAGTTCCTGCCAACTCCACGAGCAACATACTGAACAGGCTGCTGGTGAGCTACGACCCCAGAATCCGGCCAAACTTCAAAG GCATTCCAGTGGAGGACAAAGTGAACATCTTCATAAACAGCTTTGGCTCCATCCAGGAAACCACCATG GATTACAGAGTGAACATCTTCCTGAGGCAGCGGTGGAACGATCCCAGACTGCGGCTCCCCACGGAATTCAAGTCTGACGCCCTCACTGTGGACCCCAAGATGTTCAAATGCCTTTGGAAACCAGACTTGTTCTTCGCCAACGAGAAGAGCGCCAACTTCCATGATGTCACACAGGAGAACATCCTGCTGTTCATTTTCCGCAACGGTGATGTGTTGATTAGCATGAG GTTATCGGTCACTTTATCCTGCCCTCTGGATCTGACTTTATTCCCCATGGACACCCAGCGATGCAAGATGCAGCTAGAGAGTT TTGGTTACACGACAGATGACCTAAAGTTCAGTTGGCAGTCTGGAGACCCAGTGCAAATGGATGAAATTGCACTGCCTCAGTTTGACCTTAAACAAGAGGATATCGAATATGGAAATTGTACCAAATACTACAAGGGGACCG GGTATTACACCTGCGTGGAGGTGATCTTCACTCTGAGGCGCCAGGTTGGCTTCTACATGATGGGCGTCTATGCGCCCACGCTGCTGATCGTGGTGCTGTCCTGGCTGTCCTTCTGGATCAACCCGGACGCCAGCGCCGCCCGAGTCCCTCTGG GCATCCTGTCGGTGCTGTCGCTCTCCTCCGAGTGCACCTCCCTGGCCTCAGAGCTCCCCAAAGTGTCGTATGTCAAGGCCATCGACATCTGGCTCATCGCCTGCCTGCTGTTCGGCTTCGCCTCGCTGGTGGAGTACGCTGTAGTGCAGGTGATGCTCAACAACCCCAAGATGATCGAGGCGGAGAAGGCAAAGCTGGCCAGCAAGGAGAAGGCAGCGGGCAAGGGCAGCAGCATCAACGGCGCCGGGGGTACGCCCCTCCACATCAGCACGCTCCAG GTGGCGGAGACGAGGTGCAAAAAGGTGTGCACGTCCAAGTCGGACCTGCGCTCCAATGACTTCAGCATCGTGGGCTCACTGCCTAGGGATTTCGAGCTGTCGAACTTTGACTGCTACGGCAAGCCCATCGAGGTGGGAGGAGCTATCGGCAAGTCGCAAGCGAAGAACAACAAGAAGCCGGCGCCGCCGAAACCCGTCATTCCCTCCGCGGCCAAACGCATCGACCTCTACGCCCGCGCGCTCTTCCCATTCTCCTTCCTCTTCTTCAATGTTATATATTGGTCTATATATTTGTga